One window of Oreochromis niloticus isolate F11D_XX linkage group LG23, O_niloticus_UMD_NMBU, whole genome shotgun sequence genomic DNA carries:
- the stradb gene encoding STE20-related kinase adapter protein beta isoform X3 translates to MSFLSCDGSEYTLQGPAGGDDITGLSAEPAHYQLLSELGRGFNNLSQVNMARHIPTGQLVAVKQTNLDECTEEELLQLMNEVLLSRLFRHPNLLTSRLVFSSCCQLWVLTPLMAYGSADTLLRTYFPDGMSESLIAYLLYGVLKALEYLHRMGYIHRGVKASHILLSGEGRVYLSGLHSVYCMMREGKRMRTVFDMPHHSPALLPWLSPELLRQDLHGYGVKSDIYSLGIVACELVSGRVPFQDMPPTQMLLQKLRGSHCCLLDVAPFPLGELGGLKVSRSGVDSGIGESVATGSLTHSTTAPPTDRPQSPGPKNHSATLHNLVQLCLQQQPERRPSASELLTHAFFKQVKRHTRDSFLSLMYPAVPLASPEDPPVSSPPPLPVILQRQPPPTPPRPFGISPNCSLYTSID, encoded by the exons ATGTCTTTCTTG AGCTGTGACGGTTCTGAGTACACTCTGCAGGGCCCAGCGGGTGGGGATGACATCACAGGGTTGTCGGCCGAGCCAGCCCACTACCAGCTACTGTCAGAGCTGG GACGGGGCTTCAATAATCTGAGCCAGGTGAACATGGCTCGCCACATCCCTACTGGCCAGCTGGTGGCCGTCAAACAGACCAACCTGGACGAGTGCACCGAGgaggagctgctgcagctcatG AATGAGGTACTGCTGTCCCGGCTCTTCCGTCACCCCAACCTGCTGACTTCTCGCCTGGTTTTCAGctcctgctgccagctgtgGGTCCTGACACCGCTCATGGCTTACG GTTCTGCAGATACTTTACTGAGGACATATTTCCCAGATGGAATGAGTGAATCCCTGATAGCGTACCTGCTGTACGGTGTGCTCAAAGCATTGGAATACCTGCACAGGATGGGCTACATTCACCG AGGGGTGAAGGCCAGTCATATCTTGCTGTCAGGGGAGGGGCGTGTTTACCTCTCAGGGCTCCACAGTGTTTACTGTATGATGCGTGAGGGCAAGAGGATGAGGACCGTGTTTGACATGCCCCACCACAGCCCGGCACTGCTGCCCTGGCTCAGCCCTGAACTACTGCGACAG GACCTGCACGGTTATGGAGTGAAGTCAGACATCTACAGTTTGGGCATTGTGGCCTGTGAGCTAGTCAGTGGCAGGGTGCCTTTCCAGGACATGCCACCCACTCAG ATGCTGCTTCAGAAGCTGCGCGGTTCCCACTGCTGCTTGCTGGACGTGGCTCCCTTCCCGCTTGGAGAGCTGGGGGGTTTGAAGGTGTCGCGCTCTGGGGTGGACTCCGGCATTGGAGAGAGTGTGGCCACGGGGAGCCTGACGCACAGCACCACCGCTCCTCCCACGGACCGACCTCAAAGCCCTGGACCCAAAAACCACTCTGCCACCCTCCACAACCTGGTCCAGCTGTgtctgcagcagcagcctgagcgCAG GCCATCAGCATCTGAGCTGCTGACCCACGCCTTCTTCAAGCAG GTGAAGAGGCACACCAGAGACTCCTTCCTAAGTCTCATGTACCCAGCAGTGCCCCTCGCCAGTCCTGAGGACCCTCCAGTATCCAGCCCCCCACCCCTTCCTGTCATACTCCAGCGTCAGCCACCGCCGACTCCACCGAGGCCGTTTGGGATTTCTCCTAACTGCAGCCTCTACACTTCCATTGACTAG
- the stradb gene encoding STE20-related kinase adapter protein beta isoform X2 encodes MSFLDCSCISHAQVQPMDIEERYEDISHQFLSCDGSEYTLQGPAGGDDITGLSAEPAHYQLLSELGRGFNNLSQVNMARHIPTGQLVAVKQTNLDECTEEELLQLMNEVLLSRLFRHPNLLTSRLVFSSCCQLWVLTPLMAYGSADTLLRTYFPDGMSESLIAYLLYGVLKALEYLHRMGYIHRGVKASHILLSGEGRVYLSGLHSVYCMMREGKRMRTVFDMPHHSPALLPWLSPELLRQDLHGYGVKSDIYSLGIVACELVSGRVPFQDMPPTQMLLQKLRGSHCCLLDVAPFPLGELGGLKVSRSGVDSGIGESVATGSLTHSTTAPPTDRPQSPGPKNHSATLHNLVQLCLQQQPERRPSASELLTHAFFKQVKRHTRDSFLSLMYPAVPLASPEDPPVSSPPPLPVILQRQPPPTPPRPFGISPNCSLYTSID; translated from the exons ATGTCTTTCTTG GACTGTTCCTGCATCTCCCACGCTCAGGTCCAGCCCATGGACATAGAGGAGCGCTATGAGGACATCAGCCACCAGTTCCTG AGCTGTGACGGTTCTGAGTACACTCTGCAGGGCCCAGCGGGTGGGGATGACATCACAGGGTTGTCGGCCGAGCCAGCCCACTACCAGCTACTGTCAGAGCTGG GACGGGGCTTCAATAATCTGAGCCAGGTGAACATGGCTCGCCACATCCCTACTGGCCAGCTGGTGGCCGTCAAACAGACCAACCTGGACGAGTGCACCGAGgaggagctgctgcagctcatG AATGAGGTACTGCTGTCCCGGCTCTTCCGTCACCCCAACCTGCTGACTTCTCGCCTGGTTTTCAGctcctgctgccagctgtgGGTCCTGACACCGCTCATGGCTTACG GTTCTGCAGATACTTTACTGAGGACATATTTCCCAGATGGAATGAGTGAATCCCTGATAGCGTACCTGCTGTACGGTGTGCTCAAAGCATTGGAATACCTGCACAGGATGGGCTACATTCACCG AGGGGTGAAGGCCAGTCATATCTTGCTGTCAGGGGAGGGGCGTGTTTACCTCTCAGGGCTCCACAGTGTTTACTGTATGATGCGTGAGGGCAAGAGGATGAGGACCGTGTTTGACATGCCCCACCACAGCCCGGCACTGCTGCCCTGGCTCAGCCCTGAACTACTGCGACAG GACCTGCACGGTTATGGAGTGAAGTCAGACATCTACAGTTTGGGCATTGTGGCCTGTGAGCTAGTCAGTGGCAGGGTGCCTTTCCAGGACATGCCACCCACTCAG ATGCTGCTTCAGAAGCTGCGCGGTTCCCACTGCTGCTTGCTGGACGTGGCTCCCTTCCCGCTTGGAGAGCTGGGGGGTTTGAAGGTGTCGCGCTCTGGGGTGGACTCCGGCATTGGAGAGAGTGTGGCCACGGGGAGCCTGACGCACAGCACCACCGCTCCTCCCACGGACCGACCTCAAAGCCCTGGACCCAAAAACCACTCTGCCACCCTCCACAACCTGGTCCAGCTGTgtctgcagcagcagcctgagcgCAG GCCATCAGCATCTGAGCTGCTGACCCACGCCTTCTTCAAGCAG GTGAAGAGGCACACCAGAGACTCCTTCCTAAGTCTCATGTACCCAGCAGTGCCCCTCGCCAGTCCTGAGGACCCTCCAGTATCCAGCCCCCCACCCCTTCCTGTCATACTCCAGCGTCAGCCACCGCCGACTCCACCGAGGCCGTTTGGGATTTCTCCTAACTGCAGCCTCTACACTTCCATTGACTAG
- the stradb gene encoding STE20-related kinase adapter protein beta isoform X1, with amino-acid sequence MKTVADDFLYILICVCSLLNHVFCSAGLVVRSLTYVLRMFVCASLQSCDGSEYTLQGPAGGDDITGLSAEPAHYQLLSELGRGFNNLSQVNMARHIPTGQLVAVKQTNLDECTEEELLQLMNEVLLSRLFRHPNLLTSRLVFSSCCQLWVLTPLMAYGSADTLLRTYFPDGMSESLIAYLLYGVLKALEYLHRMGYIHRGVKASHILLSGEGRVYLSGLHSVYCMMREGKRMRTVFDMPHHSPALLPWLSPELLRQDLHGYGVKSDIYSLGIVACELVSGRVPFQDMPPTQMLLQKLRGSHCCLLDVAPFPLGELGGLKVSRSGVDSGIGESVATGSLTHSTTAPPTDRPQSPGPKNHSATLHNLVQLCLQQQPERRPSASELLTHAFFKQVKRHTRDSFLSLMYPAVPLASPEDPPVSSPPPLPVILQRQPPPTPPRPFGISPNCSLYTSID; translated from the exons ATGAAGACAGTCGCAGATGATTTCCTGTACATTTTAATCTGTGTATGCTCTCTCCTGAATCATGTTTTCTGTTCTGCTGGCCTTGTAGTGAGGTCACTGACATATGTTTTGcggatgtttgtgtgtgcatccCTGCAGAGCTGTGACGGTTCTGAGTACACTCTGCAGGGCCCAGCGGGTGGGGATGACATCACAGGGTTGTCGGCCGAGCCAGCCCACTACCAGCTACTGTCAGAGCTGG GACGGGGCTTCAATAATCTGAGCCAGGTGAACATGGCTCGCCACATCCCTACTGGCCAGCTGGTGGCCGTCAAACAGACCAACCTGGACGAGTGCACCGAGgaggagctgctgcagctcatG AATGAGGTACTGCTGTCCCGGCTCTTCCGTCACCCCAACCTGCTGACTTCTCGCCTGGTTTTCAGctcctgctgccagctgtgGGTCCTGACACCGCTCATGGCTTACG GTTCTGCAGATACTTTACTGAGGACATATTTCCCAGATGGAATGAGTGAATCCCTGATAGCGTACCTGCTGTACGGTGTGCTCAAAGCATTGGAATACCTGCACAGGATGGGCTACATTCACCG AGGGGTGAAGGCCAGTCATATCTTGCTGTCAGGGGAGGGGCGTGTTTACCTCTCAGGGCTCCACAGTGTTTACTGTATGATGCGTGAGGGCAAGAGGATGAGGACCGTGTTTGACATGCCCCACCACAGCCCGGCACTGCTGCCCTGGCTCAGCCCTGAACTACTGCGACAG GACCTGCACGGTTATGGAGTGAAGTCAGACATCTACAGTTTGGGCATTGTGGCCTGTGAGCTAGTCAGTGGCAGGGTGCCTTTCCAGGACATGCCACCCACTCAG ATGCTGCTTCAGAAGCTGCGCGGTTCCCACTGCTGCTTGCTGGACGTGGCTCCCTTCCCGCTTGGAGAGCTGGGGGGTTTGAAGGTGTCGCGCTCTGGGGTGGACTCCGGCATTGGAGAGAGTGTGGCCACGGGGAGCCTGACGCACAGCACCACCGCTCCTCCCACGGACCGACCTCAAAGCCCTGGACCCAAAAACCACTCTGCCACCCTCCACAACCTGGTCCAGCTGTgtctgcagcagcagcctgagcgCAG GCCATCAGCATCTGAGCTGCTGACCCACGCCTTCTTCAAGCAG GTGAAGAGGCACACCAGAGACTCCTTCCTAAGTCTCATGTACCCAGCAGTGCCCCTCGCCAGTCCTGAGGACCCTCCAGTATCCAGCCCCCCACCCCTTCCTGTCATACTCCAGCGTCAGCCACCGCCGACTCCACCGAGGCCGTTTGGGATTTCTCCTAACTGCAGCCTCTACACTTCCATTGACTAG